Genomic segment of Cronobacter dublinensis subsp. dublinensis LMG 23823:
TTTTATCCGTCAATGGGTTAAATTTTTGTTAATTTTTTAACATGTATTCGACGTTCAAGTTTGCCGCTGCGCTGCCGTTGTCCTGAGAAATGCCCTCTGATCCTTCTTAGGAAAATAACAATGCTAAAAACAACGCAAGCCAGATTTATTTTTTTACTCTGTCTCTTTCTTGCCGCGCTCAGCGGCATTACCGCGCTGGTGATCCACTTTTTTGTCACCCCGGAAATTAAGCGCACTGAGACGCGTCTTATTCGTTATGAAGTGGATACCGTGGCGTTCAGCATCGTCGAGCAGATGAACCGCGTGCAGGCGCAAATGCGCAGCGTGACGCAGAGCGTGGCGAACATGCAGAGCGATGATATCGACCGTCTGCTGCCGGCGCTGGTGGATCAGTATCAGGATGTTAACGTGTTTGGCGGGGGCATCTGGCCGCTGCCGGAAAAACGCGAGGCGGGGCGCAATAAATTCAGCACCTTCTTTGCCCGTAACGCCAGTAACCAGCTGGAAGTGAACACGTACTGGAACTCTGACGCGGCGCCGAACTACTACGAGCAGGTCTGGTATAAAGCCGGACTGAACGCGCCCGCCAGCCAGTGCGCCTGGGCGAACGCGTATCAGGATGACGCCAGCCCGCAGCCGCGCACCAACTGTGCGATGGTCATCACGAAAGACGGCCAGCCGTGGGGGGTGGCGACCATCGACGTGACGCTGGGCTTCTTTAACCAGCTGGCGAAGCAGATGAACGACGCTATCTCCGGGCGCGTGCTGATCGTCGAAGCGGACGGCAAAATCGTCGGCGACGCAAGCCAGGTCGGGAAAACCGCCAGCCTGAAAAAGCTTGCCGATCTCGGCGGCGACCCGATGGCGCAGACGGTGCAAAACGCGCTGTCGCGCTTTCGCGCGGGCGAGAAAACCGAGCAGGAGTATGACCAGGATGGCGAATCGCATACCGTGATGTTGCAGTCCATCAAAGGCAGCCCGTGGATTATCGCGGTCGATCTGCCGACCGCGCTGCTGACGGCGCAGACCAATACCATTCTGGCGCGCCTGAGCATGGTGCAGATCCCGATGATGCTGCTGCTGCTGGGCGTGCTGGTGCTGTTTATTCGCTCGCTGATGGGCAAACTCGCCGATCTTAACCGTAACATTAGTCGTCTTTCCGCCGGCGGTGCGGATCTTACGCAGCGCCTTGAGCCGACCAGCAGCCCGGAATTCAACGCGATTATCGACAGTTTCAACGGCGTTATCGACTATCTGCAAACCATGCTGCGCCAGGTGAGCGATAGCGCACGCGCGCTCTCGTCGGCCTCGCAGCAGATCTCAGGCGGCAACCAGGATCTCTCGGCGCGTACCGAAGATCAGGCAAGCTCTATTGAAGAGACGGCGGCCTCGATGGAACAGCTGACCAGCACGGTGCGTCAGAACGCTGATAACGCTGCGCATGCCAACGAGCTGGCGCACCAGGCTTCGCAGGTCGCGGAGCGGGGCGGTAATGTGGTGCGCGACGTCGTGAGCACCATGAACGCCATCCAGAGTTCGTCCGGCAAGGTCGTGGATATTATCGCGGTGATCGACAGCATCGCCTTCCAGACGAACATTCTGGCGCTGAACGCCGCGGTGGAAGCGGCGCGTGCGGGCGAGCAGGGGCGCGGTTTCGCGGTGGTCGCCTCCGAGGTACGCAGCCTCGCGCAGCGCTCCGCGCAGTCGGCGCGTGAAATCAAACAGCTTATC
This window contains:
- a CDS encoding methyl-accepting chemotaxis protein, giving the protein MLKTTQARFIFLLCLFLAALSGITALVIHFFVTPEIKRTETRLIRYEVDTVAFSIVEQMNRVQAQMRSVTQSVANMQSDDIDRLLPALVDQYQDVNVFGGGIWPLPEKREAGRNKFSTFFARNASNQLEVNTYWNSDAAPNYYEQVWYKAGLNAPASQCAWANAYQDDASPQPRTNCAMVITKDGQPWGVATIDVTLGFFNQLAKQMNDAISGRVLIVEADGKIVGDASQVGKTASLKKLADLGGDPMAQTVQNALSRFRAGEKTEQEYDQDGESHTVMLQSIKGSPWIIAVDLPTALLTAQTNTILARLSMVQIPMMLLLLGVLVLFIRSLMGKLADLNRNISRLSAGGADLTQRLEPTSSPEFNAIIDSFNGVIDYLQTMLRQVSDSARALSSASQQISGGNQDLSARTEDQASSIEETAASMEQLTSTVRQNADNAAHANELAHQASQVAERGGNVVRDVVSTMNAIQSSSGKVVDIIAVIDSIAFQTNILALNAAVEAARAGEQGRGFAVVASEVRSLAQRSAQSAREIKQLIENSASNIDVGTKLVNEAGATMDELLNGVRNVTTLMGEIMSSSREQSAGISQVNLAINQLDSATQQNAALVQEVSAASHSMSEQTQQLDRVVAGFRL